CCGCTGGGTGGTGATCTTCTTCCGCTCGCTTCCGACGCGGCGGCTGACCCAGACGAAGACGGGCATCAGGAGCAGGGAGACGAGGGTGAGCCGCCAGTCGAGCGCGAGCATCGCGACCACGGTGGCGACCACGGAGGTGAGGTTCGAGACCAGGGAGGTGGCGGTGGAGGTGACGGTCGCCTGCATTCCGCCGATGTCGTTGGCGATGCGTGACTGCACCTCGCCGGTGCGCGTCCTGGTGAAGAAGGCCAGGGGCATCCGCTGGAGCTGGGAGTAGACGCCGGTGCGCAGGTCGTGCATGACGCGCTGGCCGACCGTGGTGGAGATGAGGGTCTGGAGAACGCCGAAGACGCTGTTCATCACCGCGGTGGCGATCATTCCGAGCGCGAGCAGCGTGAGCAGGCCGGTGCGCCCCTGCGGTATGGCGGTGTCGAGGATCTCGCGGAGCAGGAAGGGGGAGGCTACCGACACCAGGGAGGAGGCGCCGACCAGCAGCCCGACCAGCGCGAGGCGACCGCGGTAGGGGCGGAAGAGGCGGAGGATGCGGCGCACCTCGGCGGGCGGCTGAGTGCCGTCCTTGGGTGGGGGCGTCCAGGTGGGTTCGTCGGGTTTCATGGGCTCCTTCATGGGGTGCATGGCGTGCGTCGACGTGCGGGGCGTGCGTGCGTTGGCGGGCGCGGCGTGCATGCGTGTGGCGTGCAGTGCGTGGCGTGCAGTGCGTGACGGGCGAGTGCGTGGCGTGCAGTGCGTGACGGGCGAGTGCGTGACGGGCGTGTGCGTGCATCGGGCACGGGGCACGCACGGGTGCGGCGGAGGGCGTGGAGCGAGCGAGGCGGTACGGGACCGCGAGGATCCGGGGAAGGCTCGGCGGTCCGAGCCATGAAGAGCGTACCCCATTGTTACCTATACTCACAATGAACCAGGTCCTGATATTGTTCCGTCATGGACTCCCCCGATTCCGACGGTCATCTCGCCGAACAGCTCCTGCGGCTCACCCGACGGCTCCACCGCATCCAGAGCCGCCAGCTGGAGCCGATCGGCATCACACCCGCGCAGTTCCGGCTGCTGCGCGCGGTCGCGCAGTACGACTCCCCGCCCCGGATGGCCGATCTGGCGCAGCGGCTGGACGTGGTCCCGCGCGCCGTGACCAGCCTGGTGGACGGCCTGGAGGCGGGCGGTCAGGTGCGCAGGGCGCCCGATCCGGCGAACCGGCGGGTGGTGCGCATCGAGATCACCGACACGGGGCGGTCCACTCTCGGCTCGCTGCGCGACGCGCGCCGGGCCGCCGCGGAGGAGATCCTGGCACCGTTGAGCGCCGATCAGCGCGAGGTGCTCGGCGGGCTGCTGGCCGCCCTCGTCGACGGGTTGCCGGGGCGCCGCTGCTGAGCCCTCGCGCCCGGGCGCGGGAGGACCGCGTCCGGCCGTCCGAGGGGATGCTGTGATGCCGGAATTGCCGGAGCTGCCGTTGCTGGAGCCGAAGCCGGAGGCCCTGCGCCCGGGCGGGACGCGGGGGGCGGCGCCCGACCGCGTCTCCGACCGGAGTGCGGCGGGCACCCCCGAACCCCTGCGCTCGGAGCTGATCGCGCTGCTGGGCGCGGGGAAGGTGCTCTGGAAGGTCTCCGACCTGGTGAAGTACGCCTCCGACGCCAGTCCGTACCGCTTCCTGCCCCGGGTCGTGGTGGTCGCGGAGGACGTGGACGACATCTCCGCGGTGTTGTCGTATGCGCACGGCAAGGGGCGGAACGTCGTCTTCCGTGCCGCCGGCACGAGTCTGAACGGCCAGGCCCAGGGCGAGGACATCCTCGTCGACGTGCGCCGCCACTGGTCGGGTGTGACCGTCCTGGACGGCGGTGCGCGGGCCAGGATCCGCCCCGGCACCACGATCGCGCGGGCCAACGCCACGCTCGCCCGGTACGGCAGGGTGCTCGGCCCCGACCCGGCGAGCGCGATCGCCTGCACGGTCGGCGGGGTCGTCGCCAACAACGCCTCCGGGATGACCGCGGGCACCACCCGGAACTCCTACCGGACGGTCGCCTCCCTCACTTTCGTCCTGCCGAGCGGCACGATGGTCGACACCGCCGACCCGGCCGCCGACGAGCTCCTCGCGCACGCGGAGCCGCGTCTGTGCGAGGGCCTGATGGCGCTGAAGGCGGAGATCGGGGCGGACGAGGCGCTGACCGCACGCATCCGTGCCAAGTACGAGATCAAGAACACCAACGGCTACCGCCTGGACGCGTTCCTGGACGGCGCGACGCCGGTGGAGATCCTGCGGGGGCTGATGGTCGGCTCCGAGGGGACCTTCGGTTTCCTCTCGGAGGTCGTCTTCGACACGTTGCCGCTCGACCGGCACACCTCCACGGCGCTGCTCTTCTTCCCCTCGCTCACCGCCGCTGCCGCCGCCGTGCCGTTGTTCAACGCGGCCGGCGCCCTCGCCGTGGAACTGATGGACGGCAACACCCTGCGCGCCTCGGTCAGTGTGCGGGGCGTACCGGCCGACTGGGCGGCGCTCCCCCGGGAGACGGCGGCCCTGCTGGTCGAGTTCCGGGCCCCGGACGAGGCGGCGCGGCAGGCGTACGAGCGCGCGGCGGCCGAAGTGGTGGCGGGGCTTGCCCTGGTCGCCCCGGCGGCGTCGGTCACCAACGAGTTCACCCGGGACCCGGGGACGATCAACGGGTACTGGAAGGCGCGCAAGGCGTTCGTGACCGCCGTGGGCGGCTCGCGCCCCGCCGGTACGACGTTGATCACGGAGGACTTCGCGGTCCCGCCGTCCCGGTTGGCACAGGCCTGCGAGGCACTGCTGGAGCTCCAGGCGCGCCACGGTTTCGACGCGGCGGTGGCCGGTCACGCGGCGCACGGCAACCTCCACTTCCTCCTCGCCTTCGACGCGGGGGTTCCCGCCGACGTCGAGCGGTACGCCGCGTTCATGGACGGGTTCTGCACGCTGGTGGTGGACCGGTTCGACGGTTCGCTGAAGGCCGAGCACGCCACCGGCCGCAACATCGCGCCCTTCCTGGAGCGCGAATGGGGCCCTCGGGCGACGGAGCTGATGTGGCGTACGAAGCGGCTGATCGATCCTGCCGGGGTGCTGGCACCCCGGGTGGTGCTCGACCGCGATCCCCGCGCGCATCTGCGCGGCCTGAAGACGATCCCCTCCGTGGAGGCGGTCGCCGACCCGTGCATCGAGTGCGGCTTCTGCGAGCCGACCTGCCCCAGTGGGGACCTCACCACCACGCCGCGTCAGCGGATCGTGCTGCGGCGGGAGATGCTGCGGCAGCCGGACGGTTCCCCGGTCGAGGACGCCCTGCTGGACGCGTACGGCTACGACGCGGTCGACACCTGTGCGGGCGACTCCACCTGCATGCTGGCGTGTCCCGTCGGCATCGACACCGGCGC
Above is a window of Streptomyces sp. NBC_00102 DNA encoding:
- a CDS encoding FAD-binding and (Fe-S)-binding domain-containing protein, whose amino-acid sequence is MPLLEPKPEALRPGGTRGAAPDRVSDRSAAGTPEPLRSELIALLGAGKVLWKVSDLVKYASDASPYRFLPRVVVVAEDVDDISAVLSYAHGKGRNVVFRAAGTSLNGQAQGEDILVDVRRHWSGVTVLDGGARARIRPGTTIARANATLARYGRVLGPDPASAIACTVGGVVANNASGMTAGTTRNSYRTVASLTFVLPSGTMVDTADPAADELLAHAEPRLCEGLMALKAEIGADEALTARIRAKYEIKNTNGYRLDAFLDGATPVEILRGLMVGSEGTFGFLSEVVFDTLPLDRHTSTALLFFPSLTAAAAAVPLFNAAGALAVELMDGNTLRASVSVRGVPADWAALPRETAALLVEFRAPDEAARQAYERAAAEVVAGLALVAPAASVTNEFTRDPGTINGYWKARKAFVTAVGGSRPAGTTLITEDFAVPPSRLAQACEALLELQARHGFDAAVAGHAAHGNLHFLLAFDAGVPADVERYAAFMDGFCTLVVDRFDGSLKAEHATGRNIAPFLEREWGPRATELMWRTKRLIDPAGVLAPRVVLDRDPRAHLRGLKTIPSVEAVADPCIECGFCEPTCPSGDLTTTPRQRIVLRREMLRQPDGSPVEDALLDAYGYDAVDTCAGDSTCMLACPVGIDTGAMMKGFRSLRHSPREERIAVLTARHFRVVESAARLAVAVADGLGDRVRDPLLTAVTRLARKAVRPDLVPEWLPEIPPAASRRLPATSRAGAHAVYFPACVNRIFAGPAGDREPSLAHSVVALSSRAGRPVWIPGDVAGTCCATIWHSKGYDAANAVMANRVVEAAWGWTGGGALPLVVDATSCTLGIAREVVPYLTDDNRALHRELTVVDSLAWAADELLPRLTVERRAGSAVVHPTCSMEHLELVDRLRTLAGACAEEVFLPDDAKCCGFAGDRGMLHEELTASATAKEAAEVGARDHDVYVSANRMCEIGMERATGHPYRSVLAELERATRPSG
- a CDS encoding MarR family winged helix-turn-helix transcriptional regulator — protein: MDSPDSDGHLAEQLLRLTRRLHRIQSRQLEPIGITPAQFRLLRAVAQYDSPPRMADLAQRLDVVPRAVTSLVDGLEAGGQVRRAPDPANRRVVRIEITDTGRSTLGSLRDARRAAAEEILAPLSADQREVLGGLLAALVDGLPGRRC